In a genomic window of Passer domesticus isolate bPasDom1 chromosome 3, bPasDom1.hap1, whole genome shotgun sequence:
- the BACH2 gene encoding transcription regulator protein BACH2 produces the protein MSVDEKTDSPMYVYESTVHCTNILLCLNDQRKQDILCDVTLIVEGKEFRAHRAVLAACSEYFLQALVGQTENDLVVSLPEEVTVRGFGPLLQFAYTAKLLLSRENIQEVIHCAEFLRMHNLEDSCFSFLQTQLLNNEDGLFLCKKDTTCQRMHDEENSDGDEEETMESETSKISCPRERMHQEPFSFETTVAGADKGEGMLPDSDMLRDSKDNLDKDAVTRYPRYKKYQLACTKNVYNTSHISTSGFASTFSEESSGNGLKSGLAMGQIKSEPQNEENDEESITLCLSGDEPDIRDKEGDVEMDRKQPSLTCVDRPKSGSSPSCLRSFFNRTKSIDLVGFPSTSQQHFGRSPACPFEKGTTQGDHKTDYVPFTGNYGQSHAMQKDASNFTVGSPLRGPGFETLCKQEGELDRRSVIFSSNACDQVNTSVHSYSGVSSLDKDLTETVPKGLWAGGSQSLPSSQTYSHSGLTADHLPGRMRPNTSCPVPIKVCPRSPPLETRTRTSSSCSSYSYAEDGSGGSPCSLRLCELSSSPCSQGPRFLAPEHQEPGVVGDGLYNPVRAQIKCEPSYGTNSSDESGSFSEADSESCPVQDRGHEVKLPFPVDQITDLPRNDFQMMIKMHKLTSEQLEFIHDVRRRSKNRIAAQRCRKRKLDCIQNLECEIRKLVCEKEKLLSERNQLKASMGELLDNFSCLSQEVCRDMQSPEQIQALHRYCPVLRPMDLQPVTTISPAPAGVEQSLVTSQCVGESMQCCSEQGSVQLGAPWLPNNISENCSAGAGLDGADAGTYPERELPPEQSSQTVTVDFCQEMTDKCTTDEQPRKDYT, from the exons GTCACTGTCAGGGGATTTGGTCCATTGTTACAGTTCGCCTACACTGCTAAGCTGTTACTCAGCAGAGAAAACATCCAGGAGGTCATCCACTGCGCTGAGTTCCTGCGCATGCATAACCTGGAGGATTCCTGCTTCAGCTTCCTTCAGACACAGCTGCTGAACAACGAAGATGGCCTGTTCCTGTGCAAAAAAGATACCACCTGTCAGCGCATGCACGATGAGGAGAACTCCGATGGAGATGAGGAGGAGACGATGGAATCGGAGACGTCAAAAATATCTTGCCCAAGGGAGAGGATGCACCAAGAACCCTTCAGTTTTGAAACCACTGTTGCTGGAGCAGACAAAGGCGAAGGGATGCTGCCTGACTCTGACATGCTGAGAGATAGCAAGGACAATTTGGATAAAGATGCAGTAACACGGTACCCCAGATACAAGAAATACCAGCTTGCTTGTACCAAGAATGTCTACAACACATCACACATCAGTACCTCAGGTTTTGCAAGCACATTCAGTGAAGAGAGCTctggaaatggcctcaaatcaGGACTTGCTATGGGGCAGATAAAAAGTGAGCCTCAGAATGAAGAGAACGATGAAGAAAGCATCACACTTTGCCTGTCTGGAGATGAACCTGACATCAGGGATAAAGAAGGGGATGTTGAAATGGACAGGAAACAGCCAAGCCTCACTTGTGTCGACAGGCCAAAAAGTGGGTCTTCTCCTTCTTGCTTGCGGTCTTTCTTCAACAGAACAAAAAGCATAGATTTGGTTGGcttccccagcacttcccaacAGCACTTTGGCAGGAGTCCAGCATGCCCTTTTGAAAAAGGGACAACTCAGGGTGACCACAAAACTGATTATGTCCCTTTCACAGGGAACTATGGACAGTCCCATGCCATGCAGAAGGATGCTTCCAACTTCACAGTGGGATCACCACTCAGGGGGCCCGGCTTTGAAACTCTCTGTAAGCAAGAAGGGGAACTGGACAGGAGGAGTGTTATATTCTCTTCAAATGCTTGTGACCAAGTAAACACTTCGGTGCATTCATATTCTGGTGTGAGCAGCTTGGACAAAGACCTCACTGAGACTGTGCCAAAGGGTCTGTGGGCTGGCGGTAGCCAGTCTCTCCCCAGCTCCCAGACCTATTCGCACAGCGGACTGACAGCTGATCACCTGCCGGGACGGATGCGCCCGAACACCAGCTGTCCGGTGCCAATTAAAGTTTGCCCTCGCTCTCCTCCTCTGGAAACCAGAACCAGGACCTCCAGCTCGTGCTCTTCCTACTCGTACGCAGAGGACGGCAGCGGCggctctccctgcagcctgcGGCTTTGCGAGCTCTCctcttccccttgctcccaAGGCCCCCGATTCCTGGCGCCCGAGCACCAGGAGCCCGGCGTGGTGGGGGATGGATTGTACAACCCGGTCCGAGCCCAGATTAAATGTGAGCCATCCTATGGAACAAACTCCAGCGATGAGTCTGGGTCATTCTCAGAAGCAGACAGTGAATCATGTCCTGTGCAAGACAGAGGGCATGAG GTGAAACTTCCTTTTCCTGTTGATCAAATCACAGATCTTCCAAGGAATGATTTCCAGATGATGATAAAGATGCACAAGCTAACCTCAGAGCAGCTCGAGTTCATCCACGACGTCCGCCGGCGCAGCAAGAACCGCATTGCAGCTCAGCGCTGCCGCAAGAGGAAACTGGACTGCATTCAGAACCTCGAATGTGAAATCCGCAAGTTG gtGTGTGAGAAAGAGAAATTGCTCTCAGAAAGGAACCAGCTGAAAGCGAGCATGGGAGAATTGCTAGACAACTTCTCGTGTCTTTCCCAAGAAGTGTGTAGAGATATGCAGAGCCCGGAACAGATCCAAGCCCTCCACCGATACTGCCCCGTTCTCAGACCCATGGATCTACAGCCGGTCACCACCATCAGCCCCGCCCCAGCTGgtgtggagcagagcctggtgaCCTCCCAGTGCGTCGGGGAGAGCATGCAGTGCTGCTCGGAGCAAGGCTCAGTGCAGCTGGGGGCACCCTGGCTGCCCAACAACATCTCGGAAAATTGTTCGGCAGGTGCAGGATTGGATGGAGCCGACGCAGGTACTTACCCCGAGAGAGAGCttccaccagagcagagcagccaaACGGTCACGGTAGACTTCTGTCAGGAAATGACTGATAAATGTACAACAGATGAGCAACCTAGGAAAGATTACACCTAG